In Mustela nigripes isolate SB6536 chromosome 9, MUSNIG.SB6536, whole genome shotgun sequence, the sequence cCTTCACTTTGAGCAACAAAAAAGTGAATGTCACAAATTCAGTGACACAATGTCACAAATCAAAGCATTTTCAGTTGTTagtttgaaaaaattttcatttttttagtttgaGAAGTTTTGGTAAttaagaatatatgtatttctgaCCTCCACACTGCTTAGAAAGGAACAGCTCTCAGTGCACTGAATCTGCTGATAGAGTAGGTGATACAGACCAGTACTTTGAGAACTAAAAAtggtggaagaaaatattaaatatatttaattctgtGATGGCACTGGACAGCTACCAGGAAGTAAGAGACTGCATGAGTAAGATAAGAGAGAAGACATAACCTCTGGAATTTGGGgctatttattaaaaagaggtgtatgctaatttttaaagcaaatgctGGCCAAGAAAGGTTAAGACAATTTTTGACAAATTTATGTGACCTATTGGTACAAATACTAGGAATAAGCTCCTTCTCAGGATGAGGCACCTGGCAATCTCCCTAAGTCTAGGTCTCCACAGTATCCACTAGCAATAAGAGTGAAAAACACCAAACAAGCCTTCACGGGGAATGGAGCCCAGTTTTACATACTCTCATTACGTGACTGGATGAAGACAAACAGGGGTGTTCATGCTCTCACCCAGTCACGTGTTAGAGTCAAATGCAAATCTTCTCTGGAAGAAGGTATCATCCAGACCATCTCAGCATCTCTACAATTTTTAATATACAGTGTCTAGTAGTTGATTTAAAATCACCAGGCATAGGAGAAGACAAGCATCACTAAAATCTGAAAGAACCAATGGAAAAAGGTTAACAGGGTGTAAATAATGGGGTTATTTCTAGACAAAGCAGAGGAAGATAATGAAACAGAAGCATACTTTGCATAGATAATAGCAAGAAATTTCCcaaaatgtgaagaaaagaaaaaccctcaCTAAGCTACAGATTTAAGAAAAACTACAAATCCCAAACACATAGAAAATCACACCTAGGTATATCACTGTGCAGTTGCTGGCAACCCAAGACAAGACATGAATTttgaaggaactagaaaaagggggtggggttgggagcaCATTACCTTCAAAGGTAATTACACTGAAAGCTTATTTTCCAACAAAACAGTGAAATacaatctttaacaaaatatattcaaaatactaaTACAGAAAATAACTGTCAACTTAGAATCTTATATTCagtaaaattatctttcaaaaatgaaggtaaaataaagacattttccaaGATACAAAAACAAGCACACtctaaaagaaatgctaaaggatcCTCTTCAATCAGAGTGAAAATGATTCTAGAGTGAAAtttgaaagaaggaataaaaaaggaattttaaaagggTAAGTATGAGGATTAATCTAGAGGAATACTGACTGTGAAACAATGACTGACCAAATCAACTACTTACAAAATCCAAATGCAGAACATTAATACTATATAAGTCAAGAGGGAAATAAAGGAGCCATTTTTGTAGCTGCTCACCTCATCCAGAGTGGTGTGCATACTAATTTAAATTAGCCTTCAGTAAGTGATATGTATATACGGTATTAACATCCTTAGTAGTAAATTTTAAAGCATTGGTAGCAATAAAAATGGACatttcagggggcacctgggtggctcagtggattaaagcctctaccttcagctcaggtcatgatcccagggtcctgggatagagccccacattgggctctctgctcagcaggaagcctgcttcccttcctctctctctgcctacttgtgatcttgatcaaataaataaataaaatctattttaaaaacggacatttcataatgattaaGTTTCAATTAACCAGGAAGAATATAACAATTCTAAATTTGAATGCATGTAAAAACAaagtctcataaaaataaaaaataaaaaagaaaaaaaaaaaaaaaacaaagtctcaaaatatataaaacaaaaatgggtTGATCTAAAGGAAAGACAAATTCACAAATATTCTGGAAGATAAAGCATTTCTTTTGGAATCTGATGGAATAAgtctggaagaagagaaagggttTGAAAACACAGTAAGATTAATTTGTAGAGAttgggaggggacaggaagggtACTCTTCCAAATgtgaaactgttttttaaaaagacaaattcaaaTGCAAACAATAGCGTCTAGTAGTAACCCAGCATGTGATGACTATGTAGAGAATGTATtaacaaaactggaagaaaagaatTCTAGGTCTTGAaatccattttcttaatttttctttcccaaacagaaatgagtaaaaaatatatagatttctGTGGATGATGTTAAGAGTTCAAAGTGCAGACTAAGCCCTGTGGTCTCAGGGCCAGTTCTGAGGTGATGGTAAGTAGTCTGCAGGGCTGCTTACCTCACTGGTCACTTTGGGTATGGACACAAGATGGGAAAACTTTATGCCTCCCAGGTGTGAGTTACCCGGGTCATGGcaggaaattaataaataagggAACATACTGGTTAACTAAAGAGGCCTGTGAATATTCAAGTAAGCCTGTGGCTCTGATTTGCTAATGTCAAAgtcaaatagaaaaatgtttatccAAATTTCCACATACTGATACTGTAAACAATAAATGACTGACttcctaaaaggaaaaagaaagaatcctttcTTTTGTCTCTAATGTCAATATTCACAAAAACTTCTAGATTCTCTTCATTACAGCTCTGAATGGTCTacacttttgctttcatttcagcATCCTTAGACAATGAGAAAATTTCTTAGCACTCTACTCATTAAGAAATTCCTTTGGTTAATATTGAACACAGCTCTGAATTTATAAAGCTGCTTATCCATAACATGAAACAAGAAAGACTGCCAAATCCTCTCCTTGcatatttactattatttcaGGGGCTTGACAATCCCAGTATCTGTCCAGGAATTAAGCATGACCATCACACACTGTTTAAACACTTTCTTCAAAATGTCTTCCCCATACGTGAAACAGGACATCAGCTCTGTGATCCAGACATTTATACTTCTGACCAGAGGTAAGGCGGCTTTACCTCCTGCTTCTTAGCCAAGCTGTAGCCTCTCACAGCTTTGTATCCCCACATCATGATTGTGGCCCTGGGCAATCTACTTTCCCAGAATCTGATTTCTGATGTGCACTAAGCTGTGGCCTCCAGTTTAAGGCCTTCCTAAAGTCACTGCCCTTATAAGGTTTCTGTTTAGCATGAATTTTCTGGTGCTTAATAAGATTTGATCTGATGGTGAAGGCTTTTCCACACTCAGCACATATAAATGGTTTCTCCCCTGTGTGAATTCGATGATGTTCATGGAGCTGTGATTTCTTAATGAAGGCCTTCCCACAGTCACtgcattcatagggtttctctccagtatgaattctcctATGCCGATTTAAATGTGATTTCTGGATGAAGGACTTCCCACATTCTGTACAAAtataaggtttctctcctgtatgaaTTCTCTGGTGCATAATTAGTGTTGATTTTCTTgcaaaggctttcccacactcatGACATTCATAGTGTCTCTCTCCGGTATGAGACTGCTGATGTATGTGGAGGCCCGACTTCCGAGTGAAGGCTTTTCCACAGTCACtacatttataaggtttctcCCCAGTATGAATTTTCTGGTGTGTAAAGAGGTTTGATCTGTCAGTGAAGGCCTTTCCACACTCAGCACATCtgtagggtttctctcctgtgtgaattTGCTGATGGACATGGAGCTGTGACTTCTTCGTGAAGGATTTCCCACAATCGCTgcattcataaggtttctctccagtatgaattctctcaTGGGTAATAAAATGTGATTTGTGGaagaaggccttcccacattcagTGCAAACATAGggtttttctcctctgtgaatTCTCTGATGCATACTTAGTGTTGACTTCTGgatgaaggctttcccacactcacCGCATTCATAATGTCTCTCTCCGGTATGGCATTTCTGATGTATCCTGAGCCGTGACTTCCAGGTGAATGACTTTCCACAATCACTgcatttatagggtttctctccagtatgaattttttGGTGTTTAATTAGATTTGACCTGTCAGTAAAGGCCTTCGCACATTCAGTACATATGTAAGgtctctctccagtatgaattttcTGGTGTATAATGAGATTTGTCTTGTGAGTGAAGACCTTCCCACATTCTGTACATATAAAGGGATTCTCTCCTGTGTGAATCCGCTGATGCACATGCAGTTGTGACTTCTTTATAAAGGACTTTCCACAGTCActacattcataaggtttctctccagtatgaattctctcaTGGGTAATAAAATGTGACTTCCGgataaaggctttcccacattcagtACAAACATAGGGTTTTTCTCCTGTATGAATTTTCTGATGCATACTTAGAGTTGATTTCCTTgtgaaggcttttccacattcagTACATTCAAAGTGTTTCTCTCCACTATGGACTTTTTTATGTACATTGGGATTTGAATTCTGAGAGACATTTTTCCCACATTCACGATATTCACAGGGTTTTTCTCCTATATGAATTCCCTGACATCTGAGTGGATCTGACTTCTGGATAAAGGCTTTTCCATATTCACTGCATTTACAATTATTCTCCTCGGTGTGAGTTTTCTCATGATTTGGCTTAAGGGACAAGTCCTTCTCATACTCAGTGCGTGTGCAGGGTTTCCCTCCTACAGAAGCCTTCTGAGGTACAGCAAGTTGGGGCTTCTGAGTGAAGACTGTCTCACATTTGCTGCATTCATGCTGTTTCTCTTCAGTATAAATACTTTGATCTGCAAAGAGGTGTGgcttctggatgaaaatttttacataatcagaaaataaactgagCTTCTCTTCAGTATGAATTTTTTGATGTTGAATGAGAGCTTGCTTATAACTCAGAAGTTTCTTACACTGGTTATATTCACAAGCATTCATTTTTGTATGAGAATTTATATGAGTGAAAATATGGCCATAGCCAATAATCTTATCAAGATTTTCTGTTGCATTGTTTCTATAATCACATAAGCTTATAATAGGCTTCAAACTCCTTCCAAATGATTCATAGTTCTGGAGTCTTTTTCTTGCTGTATTTACATGGCCAATTTTCCCAATATCCTTATACTCACAGTCTCTCTCATTAAATAGTGTTCCCTTGTTGATAAAGGGAACTTGTGTTACATTTGTGTTCTGGTTTTCCTCACATCTCCCTGTCTGTTTGCCATCTTGCCACAATTCTTCTAAAATGGAATATGGGTCATCTCTTGTGAAGAGATTAATTCTCTCAAACTGGACTGAAACTTCTTTAGACATTCCCTGCTGTGAAGTCTCAAAACCAATATCCCCacctaaaaaagaaggaaaaaacaaaacacacaaagaacagTTAAGAGAACATAGAAGGGCCAATACATACAGTTGACTTAGGGTGATTACAGAGAAGTGTGAGATaaagtgttatataaatataacaaatatatgtaaaaatatatatgagtagtaatagatttatatataatatatggcaATAATACAAATACTTGTTTTGTATTTAGTAAATAATAAGCAGTAGCATGTAgatgtgccaggcattgtcctAAGTTCTGTAACTAACTTAGTTAGGCATCACAACCCACTGCTCTTGGTATCAGTGttgtctctattttacagatgaggaaactgagccacagAAGAGTCAGGTGTTTGCCCAAACCAAATGATCAGTAATTGGAGGAGATTCAAAGTGAAGCCACATCAGCTCTATGTATGTAGCAGAACTACATACAGTAAGCTGTCAGAGGAACAAAATGACGAACTGCGTAGCTTAAAAGAAGTATCTGTGTCTATATCCTTGTCatccttattattctttttaaaccttcatccACTAATCTCTCTACATTCTCCTTCCCTGTTAATCACTCTGTCCTAAATACCCATGTATTTATGTAgagtaaaactattttttaaaagatttatttatttatttcagacagggagaggaagaaagcacgcatgtgagcaggggtgaggggaggaacagaaggggagggaaagggtcaagcagactccatgctgagcgcagagcccgaagcaggactcgatctcatgaccccagatcatgacctaagctgaaatcaagagtcagacacttaaccaactgagccacccaggtgcccctagagtaaAACTACTGTAGCTTCATTCATTCTGACTTAGCCAAATGGCAAAAAACACCTATGATTCAATTCTTTATTCTGGTTTGGGGTGCAGAGATAGATGTACTCAACAGGAGGCATGTAACAGGAGAAAGGAGCAGCTGTCTGAAGCAGGGCCTAAAAGCCTTCCATCAGaacctctcctctcccttcagcAGTAAGAAGCTTGTAGCCAAGTTCATGGCTGCCCCCGAACAACAGCCTCATTTATGGTGAGGTAAAGCCAAGTAATTCAGTGCTTATCAGTCAAATGggagtaaaaattattttgtgtgacAAAGCCCATATCCTAAGGATATGCCTAAGAATGTAGGCATGTCTCCACaaccctcttctcttcccactgGCTATATTCCAGACTGGTGGCACCCGGCTCTGTGGCTGGTAATGCCCTAGGCACAGGCTGGAAAACTATGACCCTCAGACTAAATCCAGGCCTCCACTCAAAAGCTAGAAAtggattttaagtttttgagtggtcaaaaaaaaaaatcaaaagagtaattacatgacacatgaaaaataaatgaaattcaaatttctgtGTGCATGAAGTTTTTATTGGAACAGAGAGATACTCATTCATTGATGTAGTGCCTCTAGCTGCTTTGGGGCTAAAACAGTGAAACTGAATAGTAATGAAAGCAATCACATGgttcacaaagcctaaaataatgACTTCTGGGCCTTTTCAGGAAGTGTTTGCCAACCGCAGCTCTAGGGGATGGCTTGGAAACTGTTACATGATGCCGGGTCAATATTTATGTTCTCTGAGTCACTGACTTGGGGTCTATTAGTGACAAGAGCTTGCTTTCTCCGATACACCATTCTTGCCTAGAATAAGAGAATTAATAGTCCAAATTCTGGAAGAGTATATAAGACATAGTagattctcagtaaatatttaccaaaaaaatagatACTATTAACTTATTCGACTAGAGTTCTTGAATACAGACGTAGTCTAACCTCATATCCATTTCATTCTGCCTCCAGGGCCTTGTCATGCTCCCAGACATATTCTTTAGATGCTACGTTACAATTTTACTCACACACATTAACAGCTTTTATTATTCCTGAGAGCATCTAATACTAGATCTTTTGCAATCTTTCAGTTTCTTTAGCTTACAAGCCATTGAAACATCCAACAACATTTACATTACCACCAACAATGTGCAGTGTAAAAATCTGTTCCTgttcttaaaagtttaaatatatgcaattcCTGTCACTACACACTCAAATGCTCATTCAGTAAAATACAGGGCCATAATTTCAGGccaataaaatgtatatatgtacgcTATCTTTCCACTAGTCACTCAAGTCTTTTTTATTACTAAATCCAAACATATACAGTTGATCATTGAACAACACAAGTTTACACTGCATGGGGCCACTtagatgtggatttttttcaataaacagtaTAGTACcgtaaatttattttccttatgattttcttaatgacattttcttttctctagcttactttgtcATAAGAATACTGTATGTAATATacctaacataaaaaaaaacacGTGTTACATGACTGTTTATGTTCTCAATAAGGCGCCggtcaacagcaggctattagtagttaggTTCTGGGTCAGTCTAAGTTATACATGGATTCATGACTGCATGAGGAGCTGGCGCCCCTGACCCCCACACTGTCCATGGGCCAACTATATTCTTTTCCCCATTCAGCTTTTTATTTCTGATCCTCTGTTCCTTTCAAAATTCATTATTCTTTCACAGA encodes:
- the ZNF484 gene encoding zinc finger protein 484 isoform X2, whose amino-acid sequence is MTKSLGSVSFKDVTVDFSKEEWQQLNLAQKSLYRDVMLENYFNLISVGCQVPKQEVIFSLEQEEPRMLDGETSSHSALGGDIGFETSQQGMSKEVSVQFERINLFTRDDPYSILEELWQDGKQTGRCEENQNTNVTQVPFINKGTLFNERDCEYKDIGKIGHVNTARKRLQNYESFGRSLKPIISLCDYRNNATENLDKIIGYGHIFTHINSHTKMNACEYNQCKKLLSYKQALIQHQKIHTEEKLSLFSDYVKIFIQKPHLFADQSIYTEEKQHECSKCETVFTQKPQLAVPQKASVGGKPCTRTEYEKDLSLKPNHEKTHTEENNCKCSEYGKAFIQKSDPLRCQGIHIGEKPCEYRECGKNVSQNSNPNVHKKVHSGEKHFECTECGKAFTRKSTLSMHQKIHTGEKPYVCTECGKAFIRKSHFITHERIHTGEKPYECSDCGKSFIKKSQLHVHQRIHTGENPFICTECGKVFTHKTNLIIHQKIHTGERPYICTECAKAFTDRSNLIKHQKIHTGEKPYKCSDCGKSFTWKSRLRIHQKCHTGERHYECGECGKAFIQKSTLSMHQRIHRGEKPYVCTECGKAFFHKSHFITHERIHTGEKPYECSDCGKSFTKKSQLHVHQQIHTGEKPYRCAECGKAFTDRSNLFTHQKIHTGEKPYKCSDCGKAFTRKSGLHIHQQSHTGERHYECHECGKAFARKSTLIMHQRIHTGEKPYICTECGKSFIQKSHLNRHRRIHTGEKPYECSDCGKAFIKKSQLHEHHRIHTGEKPFICAECGKAFTIRSNLIKHQKIHAKQKPYKGSDFRKALNWRPQLSAHQKSDSGKVDCPGPQS
- the ZNF484 gene encoding zinc finger protein 484 isoform X3 → MLENYFNLISVGCQVPKQEVIFSLEQEEPRMLDGETSSHSALGGDIGFETSQQGMSKEVSVQFERINLFTRDDPYSILEELWQDGKQTGRCEENQNTNVTQVPFINKGTLFNERDCEYKDIGKIGHVNTARKRLQNYESFGRSLKPIISLCDYRNNATENLDKIIGYGHIFTHINSHTKMNACEYNQCKKLLSYKQALIQHQKIHTEEKLSLFSDYVKIFIQKPHLFADQSIYTEEKQHECSKCETVFTQKPQLAVPQKASVGGKPCTRTEYEKDLSLKPNHEKTHTEENNCKCSEYGKAFIQKSDPLRCQGIHIGEKPCEYRECGKNVSQNSNPNVHKKVHSGEKHFECTECGKAFTRKSTLSMHQKIHTGEKPYVCTECGKAFIRKSHFITHERIHTGEKPYECSDCGKSFIKKSQLHVHQRIHTGENPFICTECGKVFTHKTNLIIHQKIHTGERPYICTECAKAFTDRSNLIKHQKIHTGEKPYKCSDCGKSFTWKSRLRIHQKCHTGERHYECGECGKAFIQKSTLSMHQRIHRGEKPYVCTECGKAFFHKSHFITHERIHTGEKPYECSDCGKSFTKKSQLHVHQQIHTGEKPYRCAECGKAFTDRSNLFTHQKIHTGEKPYKCSDCGKAFTRKSGLHIHQQSHTGERHYECHECGKAFARKSTLIMHQRIHTGEKPYICTECGKSFIQKSHLNRHRRIHTGEKPYECSDCGKAFIKKSQLHEHHRIHTGEKPFICAECGKAFTIRSNLIKHQKIHAKQKPYKGSDFRKALNWRPQLSAHQKSDSGKVDCPGPQS
- the ZNF484 gene encoding zinc finger protein 484 isoform X1, encoding MDHFKISTSFPEKPEMTKSLGSVSFKDVTVDFSKEEWQQLNLAQKSLYRDVMLENYFNLISVGCQVPKQEVIFSLEQEEPRMLDGETSSHSALGGDIGFETSQQGMSKEVSVQFERINLFTRDDPYSILEELWQDGKQTGRCEENQNTNVTQVPFINKGTLFNERDCEYKDIGKIGHVNTARKRLQNYESFGRSLKPIISLCDYRNNATENLDKIIGYGHIFTHINSHTKMNACEYNQCKKLLSYKQALIQHQKIHTEEKLSLFSDYVKIFIQKPHLFADQSIYTEEKQHECSKCETVFTQKPQLAVPQKASVGGKPCTRTEYEKDLSLKPNHEKTHTEENNCKCSEYGKAFIQKSDPLRCQGIHIGEKPCEYRECGKNVSQNSNPNVHKKVHSGEKHFECTECGKAFTRKSTLSMHQKIHTGEKPYVCTECGKAFIRKSHFITHERIHTGEKPYECSDCGKSFIKKSQLHVHQRIHTGENPFICTECGKVFTHKTNLIIHQKIHTGERPYICTECAKAFTDRSNLIKHQKIHTGEKPYKCSDCGKSFTWKSRLRIHQKCHTGERHYECGECGKAFIQKSTLSMHQRIHRGEKPYVCTECGKAFFHKSHFITHERIHTGEKPYECSDCGKSFTKKSQLHVHQQIHTGEKPYRCAECGKAFTDRSNLFTHQKIHTGEKPYKCSDCGKAFTRKSGLHIHQQSHTGERHYECHECGKAFARKSTLIMHQRIHTGEKPYICTECGKSFIQKSHLNRHRRIHTGEKPYECSDCGKAFIKKSQLHEHHRIHTGEKPFICAECGKAFTIRSNLIKHQKIHAKQKPYKGSDFRKALNWRPQLSAHQKSDSGKVDCPGPQS